The Quercus robur chromosome 3, dhQueRobu3.1, whole genome shotgun sequence DNA segment CATTCATGTGCACAACTATGCAGTTCCAGGACAGTGATGGGTACTGCTGAATTTGCTGTGATGACCTAAAGTTATctccttaaatattttaagtttccttcttctttaccaaaaaaattgcaGTATGCTGGAGCTGACTTGGCATCTGAAAGTAGAGGGTAGGGGTTCAATTCTAACTACAGACCATAAAAGGCAGAATTTACGCTTcgagattcttttttttttttttttgagattcttTTCTTAGTGATGTATATCATGTCTTTGGAGATTAACTTATTTAAGACGTTGCATTAACAATGAATTTACTATCTGGCATATTTCTGGAATTGTTAAGGATCTAgagtaaaattgtttttgcaaaattaattatttctttaCATTCAAGTTTTTTATATGCTTAGTTCATCTAACAGacttttcttattttgtagCCTAACTGCATTATATTGGCTATTTCTCCTGCTAATCAAGATATTGCCACTTCGGATGCCATAAAACTTGCAAGAGAAGTTGATCCTTCAGGTACTATGAAGTAGGTTACATTTGTTTAAGGCTATATTTCTTTGCATTTAGCAATCAGAATTTTCTCTTTGGGAGcatatgatttatttttctattacaTTTTGTATTTTCAGGTGAAAGAACATTTGGTGTGCTAACAAAACTCGATCTAATGGATAAAGGAACGAATGCTTTGGATGTATGGATTCAATCATCCTTACTGCATGAATCAATCACACTACACTTTAAATTTTATGAGTGCAATACCTTAATCCACATCACATGGTTATTTTCTGTGTTCAGTGTTCTGTTagattctttcttttccttttgttgcactactgaatatttattcttttcaaAATCACATTAAGTCTGGTTGTCTGCACAATATTAAAGATGATCTATATGGATGTTTAAGGTTCTTGAAGGAAGGTCATACAGGCTGCAACATCCCTGGGTTGGAATTGTGAACCGTTCTCAAGCtgatataaacaaaaatgttgACATGATTGCTGCTCGTAGAAAGGAGCGTGAATATTTTGAAACGAGCCCTGAGTATGGACACATGGCACATAAAATGGGCTCAGAGTATCTTGCCAAACTTTTATCTAAGGTCTTATTCATCCATTTTGACATCAagttattttcttaaatatttgCTTGCATTACAAATTTGCTGAAATATCTAACCTCTCTAACATTGAGTGGTTTTCCTTTTCCCCTTATCTTTTTTCATCTTGTTTCTTGTCAGCATTTGGAGACTGTTATAAGACAGCGGATACCAAGTATCATtgctttaataaataaaacaattgatGAACTTAATGCTGAGTTGGACCGTATTGGAAGGCCTATTGCAGTAGACTCAGGGGTACGAACTGGACCTATTTGGAAATCAGTTTTCTTTGATAGGAATgataatcttttatttattgataagtaaGTTTTGGCTCCAAGGGGAGGGGGAAGGGGATATTCGAACTAGTGACCTCTGCTTCTCAACGTGTGGCCCCCATCCGATTAAACTACCCTTTGGGGCCAAATCTTTATCTTTTATTCTCCTGACTTGAAGTTTGTTACCTGTATATGCAGGCTCAGCTGTACACTATTTTAGAAATGTGTCGTGCATTTGACCGTGTGTTTAAGGAACACCTGGATGGAGGGTAACTCCcttgaaattttcttcaaatttattatcaattttaattaaagaattcTTAGTAGGTTCTGGCTGAAATGTTGTTTGATTTGCTTGATCCAAGTACGAAATTGATTCttactaaaaactttttatttgattcattGTTCGAGTTTCAGAACTAAACTACTAGAGGAtgatgatattaaaaaaaaaatcctattggAGGATAAACATGTGGCATTAAGATTATATGTGTTTCACATTTTAGTGCACAAAGACCAAATTGATCACTATTTAGTGAGGAAATTAATTTGAAAGGGTAACTTTGGCATTTTAAGCTCTTGGCTATGTGCTGGTTCTGATGGTTTAAATCCTTTGTGGTTACCCTTCAGTACTACAATTGTGTAATTCATAAATCATCAGTTTTTGTTATTCCTTGGcctttcatatttttattggtaagtgaCACAAGCATCTGGTGGATCTTGAACCAGGGTCTTGCCCTCCAACTTGCTTTTAAGGGAAGGAGGTGCTATTTGAGCTAGAGTTTGTTGTCTATACCTTGGTCCTTTGAGAGCAAAAAGTCAAAGCTCCTCAAGAGTACATTGACAATGCTCATAATTTCAAGAGAACTGAGAActctttccatttttttgttattatgatTTTAATAAAGGATATGTTTTGAACCTGTCCAACGAAATGTTGTGTCAAAAATGCAACTGGCAGAGAACTGTTTTACCAATTCTAGTAGTCCTTTGATGAAAAAAGTTTGTTAAAGCaacaaaaactatatttttttaagaaaatgaatttttttcataaataatatagttcataAAAATAGTATCATTTTGTAGTGTCACATGGTTTTAACATTGCCAAAGATGGGATGTCTTTCAAGTTTGATTATATACATGATTTAACAGTGTAATTCTGATTTCTCCCCAAGAAAATATTGTCTACTTTTTGGGGTAAATATTTGTATctaagctttttttatttttattttttatatttattttggtctcCTTTTTGggtaatatttatatttaagtaAGTACTTGCTAACTCAGGCGGCCTGGCGGAGATCGGATATATGGAGTTTTTGACCATCAACTACCAGCTGCTCTGAAAAAGCTCCCCTTTGACCGTCATCTCTCTACAAAAAATGTCCAGAAAGTTGTATCTGAGGCCGATGGTTATCAGCCACATTTGATTGCTCCAGAACAAGGATACAGAAGACTCATTGATGGATCTATCAGCTATTTTAAAGGCCCAGCTGAAGCCTCCGTTGATGCAGTAATGTTCTTTAATTTGCCATATAGTTCTATTAAAGACATAGTTTTCATGGATATAACAGAGTATTTATGGTATTATTATATGCATTATAATGGATAGTACTGACCCTATCATAATATGCACTAATGTACTTGAgatttctttttccctttcatGTTTACTCGTTAGAATTGTGAACAATATGATAACTTAGATTGACTGAAtgttcttttaatatatgcatagCAAAATAGCACGTGGTGGGTGtgctgaagaaaaagaatggttataatgagagagtgagagagagagagagagaggaaaaggagGAGAGGGAAACATTCTACACATGCTTTATACTTGGCTTGGCTGACAAGCTTATATCCTCGTTTAGCTTTGTCATTGGTGCTGGTGTCTTGTACAAGAATTTTGAAAGACCAAGTGATTGAATGGTTCCAATGAAAAAAAGGTGGTTGAAAGGCTCACGTGGAGAATAAGAATTTTGGATTTCTTTGGTCTTTCATGCATAAAGGAATCTACTTTGAGCGTGTATGATAAACATAGTTCATCAAAATGCATTTTCAACCTCCTTTCAATATGTTAAATTTTACTTCTCCAATTGGGGATTACATCATGTTTCAAGATATATTCAAGGAGGCACTTCACTATCTTTAGAGCATGGGTGGctgagaaaaaattatattagaagGATCTTTTTCAGCATGATTAACTTATGTTAAAGGATTCTGGTACTTGTTGGGGATATTACATTCAATGAATGATGACAATTAGAGATCTGAAAtagtgaaaagaaaatagaagtgAACTGGATTGGGTCTTAGATTCTATTCTTGAAATCATAGAACTTAGAAAAGTAAAAGAGTACAGTTCTATTAAGGTGTCAGAATAATAGTTAAGTGATTATACTTACCATTTCTCTTCAGCTTAGGCTTTTGGACTAAGTAATTTCTTATTGTATTACAATAGGTGGTGTTAAGTTTGAACCGTATGTCCACTTTATAAGTTCCATTtgaagttcaaaattttatgtgTTGGGTCCCACTCATTAATGAGTATTTTGGGCCCACATATTAATGAGGGTATCAGAATAATGATTAAGTGATTAAGTTCACCCTTTCTCATTAGTTTAGGCTTTTGGGAGAAGTAGTAATTTTTCATATGATAGAGATTAATTGGCAGCAATCCACCACATTATTTGGCATTTAGTGGCCTATTGAGAGACTATAATCTATTTATTAGGAAGGTGGAGTCGAGTGGACATGGCATTGATacgtgaaattttttgtaatctAGATTTGTATTTTCTACCAATTCCTTATATTTGGTTCAAAGTAATGCTCTTCATAGAGGCAAAATTCTTAGTTTACCCAAAATCCCatcattgacatttttttaaaaatattttttgttctctgttctCTTCCTCAGGTGCACTTTGTTTTGAAAGAACTAGTAAGGAAGTCAATAGCTGAAACGGAGGTAAGCAAtttttagttattaatttttgcaAGAGTTCAGTATTTGTTGTATAATGTAtacagaaaatttttaaaaatttcagcGGTTTGATTTCCaactacatattttttttgtttcattattGATAACTTACCACTAGTCTCAAAAGCTTAACCAGTAGGAAAGTGTAAATTTAACCATCATTCTAACACTCCTCATGTGTGGGCCTAACTCCTTTGGTTTCCAACATCTATTTCAGTTTCATTATTGATAAATTACCACttgtcccaaaaacttaaattctTAGAAAAGTGtggatttaatcatttaaccattattctaactcTCCTTCTTACGTTTGGGTTTTAATTCCCTCTCAATAAGCATGGCACAacatgttaaatttttaattttaaataggaGATAGAGTGGAAGACAAGATTCAAACTCAAGACTATCTATCTTAATGCCACGATAACTTAACACGcatcccaaaagtttaagctattatgaaatgatgaatttaatcatttaacaatttttctaaCATTTTGGAAAGTATGATTCACTTTCCAAACCATGAAGACTAAATCAAAGAATTGGTTTGCTTGGAGTAAATGCTTGGAGCAATCAATTATATTGATAtggatttcaaattcaaaatgcACATGTAGTACATTGATAGTTAacttaatttcaaattctaagcCCATTATAAATCTGGATTCTTTGATAATATGTTATCAGTCTAGTGAATAAAAGATGTAGCTCTTTAAGTTttaatgttgtggatgtaggccCTAGTGACACGGTATTAAAGTGGATTGATTGACCTTCATCGTATCTCCACTCACATCATTTCCCTCTTGTTGGTGATTTGTAAATAATCACCTGCCAATGAACTTTTATTGTCTacctccctttctttttttcttcctattttcATTAGAAAATATCATCGCCTCTTTATACATATTGGTTATTTATCTCTGCAATTGTCACTCCCAATACCTTGCTTCAAAGCAACAGATTTCGTCACATCAATATTATAGTGACATCTTCTTAGGAGCTGCCATTTTAATGGAGTTGTTGCTTTTATGTGCCTTTGAAGCATCTAAATTGATTTGTACCAAGTTTCACCTTTGTCTGCTAATTTTCTTCAACTCCAAAAGAGAGAGTATAAAAAAGTACAAACTACTTTGGAAGATAGTTTCAAGCTTTAGTTTCAATTTCTGTATATGCGCATCTCATAAAAGATTTAATACACAACTTGAGGGGTGGTGTTGGAAATTATGATTCATTTTACAAACCATGAAGACTAAACCAAGGGTTTGATTGCTTGAAGTAAATCAAAGGCTTGGAGCAATCAATTATATTGAtatgaaattcaaattgaaaatttacaTGTAATGAATTGATAGTTGACTACTTTCAAATTCAATAAACCCAATTATAAATATGAGTTCCCTTGTAATGTGTTATCAATCAAGTAAATGAATGATATTTTGGGATATAACTATGATAAAATAGTAGAATTTATGTTGGATTtcgagtgagagagagaagagagaaaaagagaaagcagAAGCACATAGAAATTAATGTAGTTTAGCCTGTCAGCCTATGTCCATAGCAGAAACCCCTTAAGTAGCTACATAGGGTCTTACAATAAGCATAGTGAGGGCATATATAGAGAGACTAACCCTAGGCTAGCCATAGATTAACTCAAAGTTACTTTACTTGCACTACAATTATGATTAGGATTACTCTGGTTGCACTACAAGTGGGTCCTAGTTCATTGAATCTAGACCAGTTACAATGGATTTGGGCTTGATATCAATAATATCCCCCCTTAAATTCAAGCTGGAGTGTGCCATGGAAGATCAGATTGAATGTAGAATGGACTAGACATAATTTAGAGTGAAACGTGTGAGAAAACTGCTGCTGCAGCAGCAAACAACTATATATTGAGGCCAAAAGATGACTATTGTGGCTACAGGATGGCTGCACCTGTGACTGGAAGTCAGTTACTATGGCTGAAGAATGATTGATTGGTGCAGCAGCAAACAACTATATATTGAGGCCAAAAGATGACTATTGTGGCTAGAGGATGGCTGCACCTGTGACTGGAAGTCAGTTACTATGGCTGAAGAATGATTGATTGGTGGCTTGGGGGACATTGTCAGGGGAATAGTGGCTTGAAGATGGAATTCTTAATGCATTTACTGGTGGTAGCAGTGGCCAGTGACAAAAGTTGATCTGATAGCAACGGCACCAACGACCAGAGAATAGCAACAACGTTTGCTAGAAGACATTGGCTGAAGACAGTTTCATGGTGAGATGCGTGAATGAGCTGGCAACCTTTGGGGAACCAAACAGGAGGCTGACTATTTTACCATGTTAGAATTTATATTGGGATTTAGAGTGAGAGacagaagagagaaagagaaagtggAATCAAATAGAAATTAACATGATTTGCCTTGACAACCTACGTAAACAGCAAAAAAGTCTTGAGCAGCTATATCTTTATTGTCTCGAACTATGTGTTGTTATGAGCCCATTGGGAGTATATGTAAGGAGACTAATTCTAGGGTTAATTTACTTGCACCAAAAGGATTAGGATCTCTTTACTTGCACTTTTACAAATAGGTCCTAGTACATTGAATCTAGACTAGTTACAATGagcttgggccttgggcttgaTATCTCTGATTGTAGCCTATTGGCTTTTGGTGTTGTGGAGTTGGACATAGTTCTCAATGACTGAAACATGTTAATCTCTTCCATTATTCctttcttattttctctttattttccatAATATTTCGAAAGTTGACAGTTATATTGCAAATAGTTGTCATATTTCTGCTTAAGGTTGTCCTCAATTTCATTATGAATATTACTGCTGCTTTTGTCAGCACATTTATAAGATAGGTAAATGGGATATGTGTTAGTTCACACTTTGTTAATGGAGCTTTAGCATGCAAGTCATCCCTTTGTGTCAGGTCAGTCTAACTACCTAATTTTGGGATAGAGGGGCACagcattgtaataaaaaagagtAGCCAATTTAGTTTTATGTCCCCTGGTGTAAACTAAGTACTGGATATCATAGAACGTCTAAGATGGTTAATATACTCATTTTTAGAAATCACAGGGATAGTCAAAGATTAATATCCAAGGGAAGTTTCTAGCAAACATGGGTATTTGACATGCATAGAATTAATGTAACAGAGGAACAAAGCAAAAAATCACTTTATAGTGCTAGTAATACTGGAATACCATGACCATGTTCCCCTTCTATGTTATAAAAAGTGATTTTTGCAGTGTGGAGTGGTAATATTGTCCGGAACTATGTACTGTCTGCAGTTGTTactcaaattattaatttcaaatatCCATTGAAGTTCAGAATATGGCAGAAATGTTGGATTGTATATGGCAGTAATGTTGGATTGTGTGGAGCCACCATAATATGGCAGTGTGATGATAACTGTTGGAAGACATGGTGCAATGTATTACAAAAATAGACATGACTGGATCATgtgatattatatttttgaaattgttatAATTAGTCACTTCTGCTAGGTGCAACTTTTCTGATATTGAGAGCCACGTACTTAACAAGACATGGTGTTATTGAATACATCCTGGATTCGTGATGACTATCAGGGGCTTAGGTCTATCTAATGATACTGTGGTGTCTTCCTCTTGTATCATGAGTTCCTTCTGagtcaaagaaaagaataaagacAGGCATATGTTTGTGAAGACAAAAAAGAATGCATAATGGGTATTCATGGCTGTCTTCCTGATTTCCCCTTCTTTTTAAGAAGTGTAATTCATACTTCGAAAAAGAACTGCAgtggtttttgttgttttgacaCTTTTTAACGGTAAATGCATGTCTTCATCTTTAGCTAGCCTCATAAGATGAGTTTGGGATGCCCAGCATTCGGACAGAATTTGTTATACTTGATGCAATTATATGTTATGGGATTGCAGGAATTGAAACGATTCCCAACACTTCAATCTGACATAGCAGCTGCTGCAACAGAATCATTGGAAAGATTTCGCGATGAAAGTCGGAAAACAGTTCTGCGGCTGGTGGATATGGAATCTAGCTACCTGACTGTGGAATTTTTCCGGAAGCTTCATCTTGAACCAGAGAAACCTTCAAACCCACCAAGCGGCCCAAATACGGACCGTTACTCAGATAATCATTTCCGGAAGATTGGTATGCTATCTTCTGCTAGTTTTGGCTAAGGTCCTCATTTAAGTGATTGGTTTAGTGTCGCTCAGTTTTCAATTGTTCAGAGTTGGGTGTGTTAATGTTTGTTGCATGTTAATATGGTTCCAGACTTATATTTCAGTTTCATTTGggatttaattatttatttttttgatgaaatttggGATTGAAATTTTGATACATGTTTAAGTATATTGTCAAGATCCCAGTTGTACGGTAAAATATTGATCATTTATCATGATTAAATTCTACTATAAAGGAAAGAAATACATGTCAAGTGCTGACATATATTCTGATTTCTTCAGGTTCAAATGTCACCGCTTACATTAATATGGTTTGTGATTCACTGAAAAATTCAATTCCCAAAGCTGTGGTCTATTGTCAAGTTCGAGAGGCCAAGAGATCACTGCTCAACAACTTCTACGCTCATGTTGGCAGGAGGGAGGTAAAGTTTTCATATTGTACTCTAAATGCTTGTGTGCCTTATACTTATTCTCTCTCCCCTCTGAAAGTAAAGGTTCATTGAATGATTTTTCATGAGGATATGTACTTAGGATAGGATATTAAGATTAATTATAACTATTAGGAACATTAAATGAGAAAGTTATACTTGGAACAATTTGaacctaatttttatttattaatactttGTCCAAGTATCTGAAGAAATAATTATCAATAAATGTTCAACAAACTCTTTTACATGACTATCAAAAACAAACTCTTTTACATTAACCAATAACATCTGGTAAGTTTGTTATCTTCTTCCTGCTCacccctcttttgaaaaacTTGTTGATACATTTTCCAATTTCTTGTGAATAATTTCTGATACCATCCTTTAGCTTGTGTGGTTTGgcatgtattattttatttcttaaaaaacaaattcatcAAGAAAATAGGACTGTAAAACATTTATTCCCAAACATGAAATAATGAAGACCGTGAACAGCAATTGGACTTGCAACTGGCTTAGATGTTTCAGGAATTAAGAGATTTAAATAAGCACATGGACACTCTATAATGAATGATTTAGATCTTTCTATTACAGGAAGTGTAGAAACCAGCAGGTATATTGTATATGggcttttttaatttttaatttttaatttatcttttatcCATATAGGATTCtagtttttatgaaaaaaaaaaaagaattagtattttagttttaacatctaaaaaaatgatattaactAAAGAATAAACTATAATATATTGTTCTCACATTGATCAGGCATCAACCAGTTTTTCATGCGTTATGTGCAAATCAAAACTGTTAAAATAACTCTACAAATAGTAAATGTAGACATCTCCCAAATTTGATTTGCATTAATGGAGCCAAACCATTTCTTTTCACTTCAATTTGAATGGTGGCTAACAATGCATGAATGGTGAAAATAAGGCATccattttctaaagaaaaatagtaataatttcatattttttacttgttaACCTTTAGATAAGAACTCTTAACCTATGTCATATTTTTTCATAGTATACTACCAATATAGCGATAATGGATGCTGCATCATTAATTTTAATAGGGTAATGTCTTATCTTAATGTGCCCCTATCAAGAAGTCATACTTTGACTTGCCAAAGCTATTTAGTGGGTTGGTTAAGGCATTTAAAGGGTTAGAATGGTCAGGTTTCTATTTGTAgcgtataaaataaataaaaatagccATCTTTAGCTTATAAATGGTTGTTAAATAGCAATATATatcaaaagtaattaaaaatattacgCTTGGTATCTTTGCAGAAGCAGCAGCTTGGTGCAATGTTGGATGAGGACCCGGCGCTTATGGAAAGAAGAAAAGCCATCGCTAAGAGGCTTGAACTATACAAGTCAGCTAGAGATGAGATTGACTCAGTGGCATGGAAGTAATGAGGTCTGCAGTCATTTTTTGTGCTTAAACTCCCAGAAGATAAACCACTTAGTTAACAAATtaattgcatattctttttgtaatctaaaaatAATGATTGTCTACATTGGTCACTAGAGCTTTGATTTGCCCTCGCATATCATTTTCCACCTCTTTGGTATTGTTTCCCGTTTCAACAATCATTTAACTATGGGCGTACATGAAATGTGGCATTTGTGATGATTCATAATAGATTGTCAAATTTTTCCTGTTCTTCATTGAGAGACAAACAAAAAACTTAAAgccttatctctctctctctctctctccctcccccCACCCACCCCCCTTActttctaatttgtttttaaatttttttatcctttagGTTTAGATCTGTGAATTTTAATAAGTATTGTCTGGCAAAATCAGCTCAGATCCTCACCATTGCAACACAATAGTGACAAGTTTTAACCTCAAGCGGGATGTGCAAAATGCACATGATAAATTGGCTTTGGCATATGCTATCTTGAGAAATAATGCCATGGCTCCCCTAAAATTGTTCAATATCTCGAACATTTTAGACAAGCCTTTGCTTCTGACcctatggatttttttttttttttttttttttttttttttttttttttttttttttttttctctttctaaataaCCAAATCTTTCAAACAATTTATTAGTTAGTAaggtttcaaaacaaattaGCAATCTAACAAATCGAGTTTGGTGCACTCGATTTTGTTTTCCTAAATCCAGTTGGTAAAAGTCGAGTTTCATGGAAATCGAGCTCAGAGACTCAATTTCCATGACGAGCCAACGAACATCAGGCCAGAACAATAAAATACAACAAAGCATCACCAAATCAAAAGACCCAGACAAGAAAAACAACGAATACCTTCGCCTGGAGCTTCGTCGATGCTGCTACTGCCGCTGCCATTGTTGCCTCCTGGAACCGTTGGTTTGTGTTTCTTATTTGCTGGTTTGTGTTTcttctttgttgggtttttcCTTCTTCATGCAGTTTGTATTTCTTCTTTGCTGGGTTTCGCCTTCTTCGTGGTTCTTCATCTGGGTTTCTTTGTCTGGTCTCTTCATGGAACTCGAGTGCGAAACATtagatttcattgaaactcgactATTCTCCACTCGATTTCAAAGAACAAAATTGAGTCATTTGGTCTCGATTTGTTAGATACCAAAATAGTTTCAAACTTTAGCTAACtaataaattagtttaaatttatagttattttcaaaaaaaaactcTGACCCTACCCTTAGGCTCTG contains these protein-coding regions:
- the LOC126717723 gene encoding phragmoplastin DRP1C gives rise to the protein MATMESLIGLVNRIQRACTVLGDYGGEGMSLWEALPSVAVVGGQSSGKSSVLESVVGRDFLPRGSGIVTRRPLVLQLHKTEGGQDYAEFLHAPKRKLTDFAAVRKEIQDETDRITGRSKQISNIPIHLSIYSPNVVNLTVIDLPGLTKVAVEGQPETIVEDIENMVRSYVEKPNCIILAISPANQDIATSDAIKLAREVDPSGERTFGVLTKLDLMDKGTNALDVLEGRSYRLQHPWVGIVNRSQADINKNVDMIAARRKEREYFETSPEYGHMAHKMGSEYLAKLLSKHLETVIRQRIPSIIALINKTIDELNAELDRIGRPIAVDSGAQLYTILEMCRAFDRVFKEHLDGGRPGGDRIYGVFDHQLPAALKKLPFDRHLSTKNVQKVVSEADGYQPHLIAPEQGYRRLIDGSISYFKGPAEASVDAVHFVLKELVRKSIAETEELKRFPTLQSDIAAAATESLERFRDESRKTVLRLVDMESSYLTVEFFRKLHLEPEKPSNPPSGPNTDRYSDNHFRKIGSNVTAYINMVCDSLKNSIPKAVVYCQVREAKRSLLNNFYAHVGRREKQQLGAMLDEDPALMERRKAIAKRLELYKSARDEIDSVAWK